The genomic segment CATAGCGGTCGACCCAGTCTTGCAGGAATTCGCGGCTTCCCTCGCCAATCCCGCCGTCAGCATCGAACAATTCCTCGCTGATCTGGATGAACGCCTCGGGCTGTCCGAGCGTCGGCATGTCCAGACAGGCAAGGGTGTTGCGAAGATGCTGCTGGGCCAGCGCGGTGCCAATCGCGCCGACGGAGACCCCGATCACGCCCGCCGGTTTGCCCGCCCACACACTCTGCCCATAAGGCCGCGAGGCATGGTCGATGGCGTTTTTGAGGACGCCCGGAACCGAGCGGTTGTATTCCGGCGTGATGAACAGCACGCCATGCGCCGTCTCAATTTCGGATTTCAGCCGCTTCACGGCAGGCGCCTGATCCTCATCGTCATCCTGGTTGTAGAGTGGCAGATCGCCGATTTCGACCGGGCGGAACTCCATCTCATCCGGCGCAAGCATTGCCAGCGCCTTCGCCAACTTCTTGTTGAAGGAGTCGCGGCGCAGGCTGCCAACGACTACGGCAATTTCAAATTTACTCATGATTCATTCCCTATCTCCGATCAGTTGCGTCTTCGCGTCGGAGCCCCCGCGAGCCCGCCATAGTCGGACTCATCACGGGGCTTCACCAACGCGGTTCACGAGTGCCGAGAGAAAAGTGTCTTCGGATTCAGGGCATAAGGGCCGTCACCCAGAAGGGCCTGGACAACCATCGCCACCGCCCAGAAAGCGGGAAATTCCCAGCCGCCGCCTTCATTCGAAAACAGCCAGCCTGTATCGGCGTGTGCGAAGATGATCGAACCAATCAAGACAGGGACGAGGGCCAGCGAGACCAGACGCGTAAACACGCCGAGGATCAGCGCTGCGCCGCCTCCTACTTCTGCGATTATCGTAAGGTAAGCAAGGAACCCCGGCAGCCCGAGGGACTCGAAGAAGCCTACCGTTCCCGAAGGGGTGAACACAAATACTTTGAGTAATCCGTGGGCGAGAAATAATACTCCCAAGGAAACGCGCAATAAAAGCGCAGCGTGCGGAGCGGTTTTTTCTTGAATCATGGTCGTTATCCTTTGTTAATAGTGTGCGAATTGAAGCAGGGGCGGTTCACTACGCCGCTTCGCGCTCAATCCATGCGGGTGCGATTTGCGTACCACGTCCGAGGCTGTAGCCAAGCTGGATGTTCAGCGCCGCCAGCGGCTCCAGATAGCGCGCATTTTTAAGCGGGCCTGCGTCGACGGCATCGAAACCGGCGGCGTTGATTATTTCGGAAACCGCTTTCTTGGCCGCGTCGTCGTCGCCAGCATAAAACACCTGGACCGGGCGTTCGCCGAAGCGGGGGCCTTCCGCATAGATTTGCGCGAATACCGTATTGAACGCCTTCACCACGGGCGCGCCCGCCACGCGCTTTTGAATCTCTTCAGCGGCGGAGCTTTCGAAGCCGAGGGTCAGTCCGGAAAAGTCTTCCGTCAATGGATTGGTCGCATCGATGACGATCTTTCCGGAGAGGCTTCCGGCAATAGCGATCACGTCGGCAGTCTCTGCGTAAGGAACGGCAAGAATGACAACGTCCGCATCGCGGACAGCACTGGCAACATCGCTACCGCGAACGTTGCCGCCATGTTCTTTGACAATGGCATCGGCTGCCGCGCGGCCCTTTGCTTCCGTGCGCGCGCCCATGACCACGCCATGCCGTGTCTTCGACAGGACTTTCGCCAGTCCCGTACCGACATTTCCTGTTCCGACAATCGAGATATTCATAGCTCTAACACCTTTCTTCCGTTCGTGTTTGCTTGTGGCGACCCGTTCGAGAACCGCCTCTATTTTCTAGATACGGATTTCCGAATCGTTTATAAACGCAGATATTATATATTGATTATCAACAAAATATTGATAATAGTCTAAGCATCTATCCATCGATGGCTCGACCGGTGATGCCCTGCATACGAGCGAACTCACTGGCTTGACTGCGCGGAGTGGGCGAAATCTGGTGCGTGCGAATAAGGTCGAGTTTGAGTTGTCTGAAGCCTTTGCGTCGAGAGCGGGCTGGTAGGAGGCAATCATTCCTTGCAAGATTGCCCGGAGAACAAAGAGACCTACAGGTAGTGATCATGGACACGATTGACGGCATGAGAACGTTCGTAACGGTGGTCAAGGAGGGCTCCTTCACCGCAGCTGCGGGTCGACGGAGAATGTCCACCGCTTTGGTCAGCAAGTACGTTGGTCAGCTTGAAGACCATCTCGGCGTGCGACTGCTTAACCGCACGACTCGCTCGCTCACACTAACTGAGATCGGGGCTGCCTATTTCGAACGCTGCCAACAGATACTCGACGATCTTGATGAGCTGGAATCAAGTGTCCAGGATCGCCACGCCTCACCGCGAGGGACGCTGATTATCTCTGCGCCGGTAACGTTCGGCGAGTTGTACCTGACTGATGTAGTCGCTCGGTTCTTGGCGGCTCATCCAGACGTCAGAATCGACCTGAATCTGACAGACCGCTTCGTTAACCTTGTGGACGAAGGTGTGGATGTTGCCATTCGCATCGCCGAACTTGAGGATTCGCCGCTCATTGCGCGTCGTCTTGCCCCGGCTCGGATAGTTGTATGTGCGTCACCTGTCTATCTTAAGCGCAGAGGTGCGCTACGCTACCTGAACGACCTGGAGAAGCATGATTGTATTGTCGACAGAAATTTTCGCAGCGGGTCTCTTTGGCAGTTCAAGGAGGATGGCAAGCAGAAATCAATCCAGGTTGATGGGCGGTTTACGGTCAACAATGCCGCATCCGTCCGAAGAATGCTGCTAGCCGATATGGGCGTCGGCCTGATTCCAACCTTCGCTGTCGGGCCAGACATACGGCAGGGTCGGCTCAAGATTCTTCTCGATGCGTACGAAGGGTCCAACCTGGGAGTTTACGCAGTATACGCGCATAACCGGCATCTTGCGGGCAAGGTGCGCGCATTCGTTGATTTCGCAGTAAAGTGCTTCGGTGCGTCTCCCGAATGGGACCAGTACTGACTACGCCCACACTTGACACATACGCCACGTGGTATCGAGAGCTTGCTTCCGCCAGCGTTGAACTGGTCGTATATTGCCATATGCAACCCACATCGCAGCAATTGTAGGGGATGCCTTGCTGGAGCGGTCGTAGGCTTTCGCAGAGACTATTTGAGGGCCTGCTGAGCGAGCGGATGAACAGCGCGACGGTTGTCGGCGTATCCCCGCACGACAGGCAGGAGGGAGGCGTCAGACGAATTCGAACTCGTCTCAGTAAGCCTCGGCAGTGGCGAGCGTCAAACAGCGAGAAGACCGAGCCACTCGGCGAGAGCAGCGGCGCGGTTCAGCTTGAAAAATTTTCGACTTGAGAGGCTACGTTCTGTATTGAAGAGGTTATAGACGGAGACATGGACGGCGGCGAATTGCTGCAAACTTCGCATTTGCCTGAAGCGAAGCATCGCGCGCTCCCGTCGTCGGAAGGGCAGGTGTGAATTCTCTGCTCGATTGTTCAGCCAGCGGCCATATACCTGGCGAGCTGCGGTCCCAATATCCCTGAATGCCGCACCGTACGATCTCAGCCGGTCGGTCACAATGATCTTAGGCTGGCCATGCTTACGCATTGCTTTCCTTAGGAATTTCAACGCAGCTTTCTTATCTCGTCTCTTTGTCACGAAACTTTCCAGAACCTCGCCCTCGTGATCCACGGCGCGCCACAGATAGTGCGTTTCCCCGTTGATCTTCACGAACACCTCATCCAGGTGCCATCTCCAGAGGCTTGATCGGATGCTCTGGATCCGTCGCTTGCGGATCTCGGCAGCGAACATCGGTCCAAAACGGCTCCACCAGAAACGCACTGTCTCGTGGCTGATATCGATCCCGCGCTCGTGGAGAAGGTCCTCTACATTCCGCAGTGAAAGCGGGAAGCGAACATACATCATGACCGCCAGGCGGATGATCTCGGGCGACGTCTTGAAATAGCGGAATGGGCTTCGTTTGGTCATGTGCGCAGGGTAGGGGGCGGCACAAATTCCCTCAACCCAAGTTCTTCTGACAATGCCCCCTCCCTTGCTCAAGGCGATTTGCTCTGACAGAGCCGTTTTTTTGACAGTACCCCCTTCAGGTTTGTTGCGTTGCCAAGTTACCAGCTTCGGCAAGTTTCTCGAAAAGCCGAGCCACCGCCTCAGCACCGGGATCATTGTGCCCGGCGAGGCTTTCTTCAGGGAGATAACTTGCGCGTCCAGCCCGCGCCCGCGTCATCCTGGCAGTCGAATCTGCACCCTCTCGAGCGGCGCGGGCGGCCGCCTCGAGTCCATGGTGTAGTGTTTCCAAGGCGGGAAAGAGTGCATCAATCATTGTGCGATCGCCTGGGCGGGCTCCGCCGACCTGCTGTATCCGATCGAGGCCGGACTTCAACGCGTCGATGGTATTTTGGCCACTCGCCAAGGCATCCCCAGCAGCAACGAAGAAGATTGCCAGGAGGACGCCGGACGACCCGCCCATCGTCTGGTTCAGCTCGAAGCCGACCGCGCGGCAAAGCTGGGTTTGATCGGCGAGTGGCAAGCGGTCCAAAGCATCGATCAATGCGCGCGATGCAGTCGAAAGCGTGCTACCAGTGTCTCCGTCACCGGACTTGGCATCCAAGGCGTTCAGGTGTGCCTCTGCGTCGATCAAGATTCTACAGCAGCGCCAAATAAATGTGCCCATTTCATTGTTTTTTGACGGGATAGGTCTGATAGGGGTCAACCCGTCGGGCAGGGCCAGAACTTCGATCTCCCCAACGGGGAGGCACCCCGGCCAGGCCCAGGGGGCCACCGGGGCGGTTAGGGCTGCCTCGTCTTCGCTGGTCGCCGGAAACAACGAGACCGAAAAGCCCTGCATGTCCAGGGATGTCATCATCGGCGCCGGCCCAATAAGCCAGCGAATTTGTTCCCCAATGCGTGACTGCGTGAGTTCCTCGGCCAACACTGCCATTTCCAGCGGCGTCGCGCCGCCCAGGTTGTTGAGCAGCGCAAAGTGCGAGCCAGCTCCAATGTTCGGAGATAGTCGGCCCACTACCATTTCCATTGCTTCCCGAGCATTGGAGAAGTCGACCTGTTCGGCTCCGGCTTCACCGTGAATTCCAAGACCAAGCTCGGCCTTGCCTGGGCCGATCCGGTCCTCTTTTGGCGAGCCGGGGATCTTGCAGGTGTCCAGAGACATTCCAATAGAGACGACATTTTTGACAACGCGCTGTGCCGTCTCGGTCACCCGATCCAGATCCGCGCCCTCCTCGGCCAGCGCTCCAGCAATCTTGTGGACAAAGAGCGTGCCGGCCACGCCTCGCGCCTGAGGAAGATCAGGAAGCGCCACGTCATCGTCGACGATGACCATGTTCACCTTCAGGCCCTGCGCGCGGGCGCGTTCGGCGGCGAGGCCGAAATTCAGCCGGTCCCCGGTGTAGTTCTTCACGATCAAGAGGCACCCCGCTTTACCGGTAACCGCCAGAATCCCGGCGAGCACTGCATCAACGGACGGTGAGGCGAAGACCTCACCGCAGACCGCTGCTGTCAGCATGCCTTTTCCGACGAACCCGGCGTGGCTGGGTTCATGGCCGGATCCACCACCAGAAACCAGCGCCACCTTTGACCGGTCCCAATCGCTGCGCACGACGACTTTGATGTGGGGAAAGCCGTCCAACCGCGCGAGTCGTCCTTTTGCCGTCCGGAGTAGCCCGTCAATCGCCTCAGTGACCAGAGTTTCCTTGGAATTAATGAAGTTTTTCATGATGTTCTCCTCAGACGATCCGCGCGCCGCTTTCGTCGAAATAGAGTGCGTTTCTGGGTTGGATGGCGACGATATCCCCGGGCATAAGGTCGCTGTGAGCATCCGTCAGTGTGACAAGCTCGTGCCCCTCTAGGGTCAGGTAGAGCCGGGTCTGGTCGCCAAGATGTTCGATTCTGACCACCTTTGAAGGCTTACCTTCACCGTGTTGTATGTGCTCTGGACGGAGCCCGATTGTCTTCGCACCGGAAGGTGCGTGCGGGAATAGATTGGCTGGAAGGGCGTTGATCCGCGGGATACCAAGGCGCCCGGCAACGTAAAGGCTGATCGGCTCCTCGTAGATCTCTCGCGGGCTACCGAACTGCACTAGCTTTCCCTCGTCCAGTACACCCACGTGGGTGGCCATCGTCATTGCCTCGATCTGGTCGTGCGTTACATAGAGCATTGTCGCGCCAAGGCGGGCCTGAATACGCTTGAGTTCCACGCGCAGATCGGCGCGCAGCTTGGCGTCGAGGGAGCTAAGCGGTTCGTCCATAAGATAGATCGCCGGATCGCGGACGAGGGCCCTGCCGATCGAGACGCGCTGCATCTCCCCGCCCGAGAGCGCGGTCGCCTTGTTGTCGAGCTTGTGCGGTATGCGCAGTACCTCGGCGACTTCCTGGACCTTGCGCCTGATTTCGTCTTCCGGTGTCTTCAGGATCGGCGAGCGTAAAGGAAAGGAGAGGTTTTCCCGCACGGTCATGTGTGGATAGAGCGAGTACTGCTGGAACACCATGGCGACGTCGCGTTCGGCCGGCGTCTCCCTAACAACGGAACGACCGCCTATGAAAATGTCACCCTGGTCCGGCCGTTCCAGACCCGAAACCACGCGCAACATCGTGGTCTTGCCGGCGCCGGTGGGCCCCAGCAGAACCACAAAAGCACCGTCGGGGACAGTCATCGTGACGTCGTCGAGCGCAATGGTCGAGCCGAAGGTCTTCGTCACATTGCGCATTGTGACTTCAGCCATGAGACAAAACCCCCTCGTTCAAGGCGGACAAGATGGCTCGCCCGGACTGGCTGTCGAAGAGCGTGACGGTCGCTCCATTGAACTCCAACCCGACAGTCTCGCCGACCCTGGCAGACTGCTCTGCGGCGATTCGCGCTTTAACGTCGCCATTAGGGGTCTTGAGCGTCACGATTTGGGTTGTGCCCAGGTACTCCGTCGCGATGATTTCTCCACGGTAGCCGGAGGTGTCCGAAAGGCGAATGTGCTCGGGCCGGACCCCATAGATCATATCACCGTCGAATGGCTCACGCAGGGCAGGAACCGTCATAGTTTGGTGGTGCAACGTTACGTTGGTGGCGTCAATTTCTAGGCTTCCATGGAACTTGAGGAAGTTCATTGGCGGTGAACCGATGAACTCCGCAACGAAGCGGGTCGCCGGTTTGTCATAGATATCCTGTGGTCGGCCAAACTGTTCGATGATGCCGTGGTTCATTACGACGATCTTATCGCCCATTTGCATCGCTTCTAGTTGATCGTGGGTCACATACACGGTGGTCGCGCCCATCCGGTCGTGGAGTTTCTTGAGCTCCTCCGACATATGCTCACGGAACTCGGCATCAAGAGCGCCCAACGGCTCATCCATGAGAAAGCATTTCGGGTTGCGGACGATTGCACGGCCGAGCGCAACGCGCTGCCTATCGCCTCCTGAAAGACCACCGACGGGGCGATCAAGAATACTCTCGATCCCCAGGATGCGGGCAACTTCAGCGACCTTCTCGCGCACTTGGGCTCGCGGCATCCTCTGGCTGATCAGTGGATAGCTGATGTTATTGCGCACGTTCATATGCGGGTAGAGCGCGAACATCTGGAACACAAAAGCTATGTCACGCTGGCTTGCAGGCTTTTGGCCAACTTCCTCGCCGTCGATATAAATTGCGCCGGAGGTCGGCAGTTCGAGCCCGGCGATCATCCTGAGCGTCGTTGTCTTGCCGCAGCCCGAGGGGCCGAGGAGCATGAAGAACTCGCCATCCTCAATTCTGAACGATGATGACTGCACGGCAGTAAAGTCACCGAATTCCTTGCAAATGTTCTGAACAACGATCTCAGCCATGCTTCACTCCGGAAAATGGCTGACGATGATGAACATGACCGTGCCCACCAGCGTCACCATGAAAGAGTAAGTGAAGGCTGCGAGGATGTAGGGCTGCATCATCATGATCACCCCAACCGCAATCAGTAGGGAGGCCAACGCCTCCCAGGATCCGCGGCGCAACCGCAACAGACCGTTGATGAAACCGCTCATTTCCGAACCGCTCCGAAGGTAATGCCGCGCAGCAGGTGCTTGCGCAGAAGGATGGTGAAGACCATTACTGGCACGAGGAAAATGGTGGCGCCTGCGGCTACGGCAGGCCAGTCCTGACCGCCTACGCCGATGATCGTCGGGATGAAGGGCGGCGCGGTCTGAGCCGTGCCGGACGTCAACAGGACCGCAAAGGCATACTCGTTCCAGGCAAAGATCAGACAGAAGATCGCTGTGGAAGCGAT from the Limibacillus halophilus genome contains:
- a CDS encoding NADPH-dependent FMN reductase translates to MSKFEIAVVVGSLRRDSFNKKLAKALAMLAPDEMEFRPVEIGDLPLYNQDDDEDQAPAVKRLKSEIETAHGVLFITPEYNRSVPGVLKNAIDHASRPYGQSVWAGKPAGVIGVSVGAIGTALAQQHLRNTLACLDMPTLGQPEAFIQISEELFDADGGIGEGSREFLQDWVDRYVAWVKQHAAQS
- a CDS encoding DoxX family protein — translated: MIQEKTAPHAALLLRVSLGVLFLAHGLLKVFVFTPSGTVGFFESLGLPGFLAYLTIIAEVGGGAALILGVFTRLVSLALVPVLIGSIIFAHADTGWLFSNEGGGWEFPAFWAVAMVVQALLGDGPYALNPKTLFSRHS
- a CDS encoding NADPH-dependent F420 reductase gives rise to the protein MNISIVGTGNVGTGLAKVLSKTRHGVVMGARTEAKGRAAADAIVKEHGGNVRGSDVASAVRDADVVILAVPYAETADVIAIAGSLSGKIVIDATNPLTEDFSGLTLGFESSAAEEIQKRVAGAPVVKAFNTVFAQIYAEGPRFGERPVQVFYAGDDDAAKKAVSEIINAAGFDAVDAGPLKNARYLEPLAALNIQLGYSLGRGTQIAPAWIEREAA
- a CDS encoding LysR family transcriptional regulator, with translation MDTIDGMRTFVTVVKEGSFTAAAGRRRMSTALVSKYVGQLEDHLGVRLLNRTTRSLTLTEIGAAYFERCQQILDDLDELESSVQDRHASPRGTLIISAPVTFGELYLTDVVARFLAAHPDVRIDLNLTDRFVNLVDEGVDVAIRIAELEDSPLIARRLAPARIVVCASPVYLKRRGALRYLNDLEKHDCIVDRNFRSGSLWQFKEDGKQKSIQVDGRFTVNNAASVRRMLLADMGVGLIPTFAVGPDIRQGRLKILLDAYEGSNLGVYAVYAHNRHLAGKVRAFVDFAVKCFGASPEWDQY
- a CDS encoding IS6 family transposase; translated protein: MTKRSPFRYFKTSPEIIRLAVMMYVRFPLSLRNVEDLLHERGIDISHETVRFWWSRFGPMFAAEIRKRRIQSIRSSLWRWHLDEVFVKINGETHYLWRAVDHEGEVLESFVTKRRDKKAALKFLRKAMRKHGQPKIIVTDRLRSYGAAFRDIGTAARQVYGRWLNNRAENSHLPFRRRERAMLRFRQMRSLQQFAAVHVSVYNLFNTERSLSSRKFFKLNRAAALAEWLGLLAV
- a CDS encoding dihydroxyacetone kinase subunit DhaK — translated: MKNFINSKETLVTEAIDGLLRTAKGRLARLDGFPHIKVVVRSDWDRSKVALVSGGGSGHEPSHAGFVGKGMLTAAVCGEVFASPSVDAVLAGILAVTGKAGCLLIVKNYTGDRLNFGLAAERARAQGLKVNMVIVDDDVALPDLPQARGVAGTLFVHKIAGALAEEGADLDRVTETAQRVVKNVVSIGMSLDTCKIPGSPKEDRIGPGKAELGLGIHGEAGAEQVDFSNAREAMEMVVGRLSPNIGAGSHFALLNNLGGATPLEMAVLAEELTQSRIGEQIRWLIGPAPMMTSLDMQGFSVSLFPATSEDEAALTAPVAPWAWPGCLPVGEIEVLALPDGLTPIRPIPSKNNEMGTFIWRCCRILIDAEAHLNALDAKSGDGDTGSTLSTASRALIDALDRLPLADQTQLCRAVGFELNQTMGGSSGVLLAIFFVAAGDALASGQNTIDALKSGLDRIQQVGGARPGDRTMIDALFPALETLHHGLEAAARAAREGADSTARMTRARAGRASYLPEESLAGHNDPGAEAVARLFEKLAEAGNLATQQT
- a CDS encoding ABC transporter ATP-binding protein, translated to MAEVTMRNVTKTFGSTIALDDVTMTVPDGAFVVLLGPTGAGKTTMLRVVSGLERPDQGDIFIGGRSVVRETPAERDVAMVFQQYSLYPHMTVRENLSFPLRSPILKTPEDEIRRKVQEVAEVLRIPHKLDNKATALSGGEMQRVSIGRALVRDPAIYLMDEPLSSLDAKLRADLRVELKRIQARLGATMLYVTHDQIEAMTMATHVGVLDEGKLVQFGSPREIYEEPISLYVAGRLGIPRINALPANLFPHAPSGAKTIGLRPEHIQHGEGKPSKVVRIEHLGDQTRLYLTLEGHELVTLTDAHSDLMPGDIVAIQPRNALYFDESGARIV
- a CDS encoding ABC transporter ATP-binding protein is translated as MAEIVVQNICKEFGDFTAVQSSSFRIEDGEFFMLLGPSGCGKTTTLRMIAGLELPTSGAIYIDGEEVGQKPASQRDIAFVFQMFALYPHMNVRNNISYPLISQRMPRAQVREKVAEVARILGIESILDRPVGGLSGGDRQRVALGRAIVRNPKCFLMDEPLGALDAEFREHMSEELKKLHDRMGATTVYVTHDQLEAMQMGDKIVVMNHGIIEQFGRPQDIYDKPATRFVAEFIGSPPMNFLKFHGSLEIDATNVTLHHQTMTVPALREPFDGDMIYGVRPEHIRLSDTSGYRGEIIATEYLGTTQIVTLKTPNGDVKARIAAEQSARVGETVGLEFNGATVTLFDSQSGRAILSALNEGVLSHG